TCCGGGGTGGCGCGGGGGCTCGGTGCGGCGGGGGCGGGGTTGGGGGTGGCGGCCGGGTCCGGGGTGGAGGACGGGAAGTTCGGCGTCTTCCGACCGGGGGGCGTGACCAGTCCCACCACGACGGGGGGATTGGTCGGCGGGGCGTCCTTCGGCTTGGTGTCGGGGGTGTTGCCGACCTCGGTCTTGGGGCCGTCTGCCGGTGCGGGTCGGACGTCGGGGGTGCGCGGCGCGGGCGCCGGGGGGCGTGAGTCGGCGGGCGGGGCGGACAGCGGGTTCGCGGTTGGGCTCGCGGGCGGGCTCGCCGGTGGGTTGGCTGCCGGGCTTGCGGGTGAGTTGGCCGGTGGGTTCGCGGGCGGGCTGGCCGGTGGGTTGGCAGCTGGGTTCGCGGGCGAGTTGGTGGTCGGATTCGCTGCCGGGTTCGCAGGTGGGTTGGGGGTCGGGCTCGCGGGTGGGTTCGCCGCCGGGTTGGCCGGTGGGTTGACGGCAGGATTCGCCGTGGGGTTCGCGATCGGGCTCGCGAGTGGGTTGGCCGGGGCGCTCGCGGGTGGGCTCGTGGGTGCGTTGGCGGGCGGCGGTGTGCTGATTGGCGGAGCCGGTTGGGCCGGGGGCGGCACGGTGCCACTCGGCGGGTTGACCGGTGGTGCGGTCTTCGGGGCCGGGGCCGGGGCCGGGGTCGGAGCCGGAGCCGGAGCCGGAGCAGGGGTCGAGGTCGGAGCCGGGGGCGGGGGCGGGGTGGGAGTCGGGGTCGAGGGCTGAGTGGGCGGTGTTGCGGTGGGCGGTGTTGCGGGCGGGGCGGTGTTGGCGAGTGGGGCCGGGGGTGGGGTGGGGCGTGCTGCGGGTGGCGCAGTGGTCGCGGGAGGGGCCGTTGGTGGTGGGCTGGTCGGTGGTGCGGTGTTGGCAGGCGGCGGGGTGCTGACCGGCGGGGTGGTGGTGCGGGGTGGGGTGGGGGTTGTGGCGGGCGGTGGGGTGACTGCTGCCGGCGGGAGAACCGTGGCCGGAGGGGTGGCCGGTGGTGGGGTGAACGCCGGGGTGGCCGGTGGCTTGCTCGCCGCTGGAGGAGCCTGGACGCCGGGGGTGGCCGGGGGCGCGCTCACGGTCGGCTTCGGGGCCGGTGGGGGTGTGGAGGGCGAGGTGGTCGGGGCCTTGGTGATGGTGCTGTCGCCGGTCGGTGGCTTGGGCGCGTCGAACACGCCCTTGCCCGGCCCGCCCGCGTACTTGCTCGACCGGTCCGTCGACGGGGTCGCGGGCGCGCTCGCGGCCGGTGGGGCCATCCCGCCCATGACCGGAGCGCCCCCCGGCGGCGGAGTGCCGGGGGAGACCTTCGGGCCGGTCGACGGGGGGACCGTCGACGTGCTGGGGGTGTTCGTGCCGGTCACCGGCGCGCTCGTGCTCGGCACGTTGGGCGCGCCGGTGGTCGGCTTGGGCGCCGGTGGCGGCGTCGAAGTGCCCGAGGCCGGGGCCTTGGTGATCGTGCCGTCGCCGGTGGGGGACTTGGGCGCGTCGAACACGCCCTTGCCCGGCCCGCCGGTGAACCTGCTCGACCGGTCCGACCCGCCCGCCGCACCCGGAGCGCCGCCGGGAGCCATCGGGGCGCCGGCCATCGGGGGCGGGGTCGCGCTGGGCGTGCCGGACAGCGCCCCGGAGATGCTGCGGGACGCCGTGCTCGCGCCCGGACCGGTGGCGCCGGTCATCGGACCCGCACCGGGGGTCGGACCGCCCTTGACCGACGGGCCACCGCTCGACGCCGAACCGGGCGCGCCGGGCACACCGGGCATCCCGCCGCCGGGCATCCCGCCACCCCGGGAACCACCCGACGCCCCGGGAGGACCGGAAACACCCGGCACCGGTCCGATCGGAGGCCCACCGGTGCCCCGCGACCCACCGGGTGGGGTCGTCCCCGTGGCGCCGGGCACGTTCTTCACCGGGCTGACCTGGGGACCACCGGTCGACTTCGGACCACCGGTCCCGGTCGGCCCCGACCCGCCGCGCACGTTGGTCACCGGCGACACCACCGGTCCACCGGACCCCTTCGGGCCGCCGGTCCCGGTCGGCCCGGTCCCACCGGGCACGTTCGTGATCGGCGACACCGCCGGCCCGCCCGGTCCCCTGACCCCGCCGCTCCCGGTCGGCCCGGTCCCGCCGCGCACGTCGGTGACCGGGGTGACCGCCGGCCCGCCGGGCCCCTTCACGCCGCCGCTCCCGTTCGGACCGGCTCCACCGCGCACGTTCGTGACCGGCGCGACCGAGGGCCCACCGGGCCCCTTCGGGCCACCGGTCCCGTTCGGCCCCGACCCGCCGCGCACGTTGGTCACCGGCGCGACCGAGGGCCCACCGGGACCCTTCGGGCCGCCGGACCCGTTCGGCCCCGTCCCACCGGCGATGTTGCTCACCGGCGACACCACCGGCCCACCGGGACCCTTCGGGCCGCCGGACCCGTTCGGCCCCGTCCCACCGGCGATGTTGCTCACCGGCGACACCACCGGCCCGCCGGGCCCCTTCGCCCCGAGCGGCCCGGCGCCGGGGGAGCCCGGCGGCCTCTGGGCGTTCGAGTTGGGGTCGATCTTGCTGAACTGGTCGCGGCTGAACTGGTCGTTCTGGACGTGCGTCTGCTGCGTCGCCTTGATCCCCGACTGCACGTTGCCCATGGCGGTGGAGGCGTTGTTGGCCTGCTGCACCGAGGCGTCGTTCGAGCTGTTCAACGCGGGCACGGCGACGATCCCGATCGGACCGAGCGCGTTCGGCGCGAGCTTCAACCCCTGCAACCCGCCGGAGATCGCCGCCAGCCGCGACTGGAAGTCACCGGCGCGCCGCTGGAGGCCGTCCATGGTCGACTCGCTCATGCCGAACCCGGAGCCACCGGTCGGCCCGCCCACCGGTGGCGCGGCGGGCGGTGGCGACGACGGGTTGCCCGAGGAGTTGGGGTTCGGGTTCGGGCTGACGCCGCCGCCACCGCGTGCCATGGCTGGTTCTCCGGGGTTGTTCGGTCAGACCTGGACGGAACTGGTCGACGTCCCGCTGGACGTCGGCTGCGAGTACTGCGACTGGTACGAGTCGTAGCTCGACTTCGCCGCCTCGCCCGCCGCCTTGGCGTCGCCGGCGGCCTGCTCGACCTTCGAACCGGCCTGCTCGGCCTTGCGCGACGCCTCCTCGGCGGCCTTGATGTCGGCCTCGGCGCCGGACGCGAACGCCTTGGCGTTGGCCTCGGCCGCCGCCGCGTTGGCCGCCGCGTAGTCGACGTTGGCCTGCTCGTAGGAGGCGTTCGCCGCCTTCGCCGCGTCGTTCTTGGCCGACATGTCGTTCTCGGCGGCCGTGCGACCGGGGTCCTCCGGGCCGGGGTTGTTCCGCTTGTACTCCTCGTACGCGGCCTTCGCGGCCTCGTCGGCGGGCTTGGCGGCGTTGAGCGCGTCGTTGCTCGCCTTGGCCGCGTCGGCGACGTCGCGGCTCTCCTTCGCGGACGCCTCGGCGGCCTTCGCCGCTTCCGAGCGCAGCGCGTCGGCCTCGCCCTTGGCCTGCTCGTACTTCGCCATCGCGGCGTCGTAGCCGGCCTGGTCGCCGCGCGCGGCGGCGGCGTTGGCCTCCTCGATGGCCGAGTTGACCTTGCCGTTCGCGGCGGCGGCCTTCTCCGAGGCGGCGTTCAGCGCCTCGTTGGCCTTCTTGGCCTCCTCGGCGGCCTTGGCCTCGGCTTCCTTGGCCTGCTCGTACTTCTTGTTGGCCTCTTCGGCCTTGTCGTTGGCGTCGGTGACCTTGTCGTCCTGGACGTCCTTGGCCAGCGCCTTGTCGATCTCGCGGTCGACGCCCTTCTGCGCCTTCCACGACTCGTAGCCGACCTCGGCCACGTCGGCGACGTTCTCGAACCGGTTCCAGCCCTTGCCGACCTTCTCGGTGATCTCGTCGAGGTTCTTGATCCGGGCCATCTGCCGGCCGAGCGCCGCGGTCAGCCGGGCGATCCGGGACGCGATGTTCACGCCGAGCGCCACGGCCTTGCCGACCGCGAAGCCGATGTAGGCCGCGATCGACGCGCCGAACGTGATGACCGCGGTGGCGGCGGCGATCAGCGCGCCCGCCAGCAGCGACCCGAGCAGCTGGGCGATCAGGTCGCGCACGATGTCGCGCAGCACGGACACCAGCACGCCGCAGATCGCGACGATCTTCGCCTTCTGCTCGACGGCGTTGGCCAGCGCGTCCAGCTCCTGGCCCATGGCCTCCATGTTCTTCGCGAACGCCTCCGACGACGCGCCGCTCCACCCGTCGAACGTGGCCAGCTCGCGCCGGTGGTCCTCGGCCAGCACCCGCAGCTCGGCGGCCTGCTTCTTGGTCGCCTCGACGTTGGCGTTGATCTCGTCCGGGTCGCCCATGAGCTGGTCGAGCGGTTCCTTGAGGAACGACACGTGCTCGATCAGCCAGCCGATGCCCGCGCCGAGGATCGTGCCGAACGGGTCCACCGCGAGCATGGCCATGGACGACGCCGTGCCGATCGCGGCGAACGTGATGTCCAGCGCCTTCTCGGTCTCGGTCTCGGCGTCCTTGCCGATGGTGGTGATCATCTCGTCCCACGCCGAGATGAACAGGGAGCCCTTGAACTTGTTCTGCTCGGTGATCTCCATGCCGGGCGGCGCGGCGATCGGGGTGTCGGGGGCGGTCATCGCTCAGGGTCTCCTCGTCACCAGGGCTGGTTGTCGTCGTCTTCGTCGTCGCTCGGCCGCGCGGGCCGCGCCGGTCGGGGCGGCGTCTGCGCCTGCGCCTGGGTCTGCCAGCCCGGCTGCGGCGGGGCCGGCGCCGGGGCGGGCGCGGGTTCCGGCTCGGCGTACTCGGGCGCGGCGTAGTCGGCGCCGTCGTCCTCGACCTCGTCGGACGGGATGGAGTCGCTGACCATGCGCAGGGCCTCGGTGCCCTCGCCGAGCGGTTCGAACGCGGCCATCACCTTCTGCGCGGCCTGCTTCTGCGCGGTCCTGGCCGTCTGCATGATCAGGGCGGTGAGGCGGGCGGAGCCGAGTTCGGTGGCGCGGTGGCCGAGCTGGAGGTTGAGCAGGCCGCCGTTCGGGCCGACGGTGATGGTCACCGCGCCGTCCGGGCTGGACACCGTGGCCTGCGACGACTCGAAGTTCTCCTGGAGGTCGGCCGACTTCCGCTGGAGATCGGCCAGCTTGGCCTCGAAGTTGTCGAGCCACTGCTGGGGGTCCAACTCAACCTCCTAGGGGGGACGTCTGTGCAGGGTGGAGTGCAACCCGAACCGCCAACGCGGCCCCAACGCCCCACCAACGGGTCAACCCTGCGGTCCTCCGAACCCCGGTCGGGACCGGCGGCCCGCCCGCCGGCTTCACCTGATCCGCCCCTTGACGGTGAGTAACCGGCTACGACGGCGGGAAGTCGGCGGATCACTCCGAGTGGCGGAGTCGCCTGGTGGCACCAACGATTAGGTCACGGCGGACCGGTCCGTGCGCGGGTGTCATTACTACGGGGTACGGTTCGCCACTCGGAAGCCCCGACGACCGCTGTCGGGATGTGTCTGCTCCTAGCCGAGCAGGGAGGGAGACGAGCCGTGCGTCGTCGAATGCGTGGCCTCGCGGTGGCCGCGATCGCGCTGACCAGCGTTCTTGGCATGGCTGCCTGTGCCAAGGACACCGGTGGGAACAACACCGGGTCCGGGTCGACCAACACCGCCGAGGGCTGCAAGCTGGCTGACAAGCCGCCGGCCGCCGCCGCGACCTCCAGCGCCGCCGCGTCGAC
This genomic window from Saccharothrix sp. HUAS TT1 contains:
- a CDS encoding YbaB/EbfC family nucleoid-associated protein, which codes for MDPQQWLDNFEAKLADLQRKSADLQENFESSQATVSSPDGAVTITVGPNGGLLNLQLGHRATELGSARLTALIMQTARTAQKQAAQKVMAAFEPLGEGTEALRMVSDSIPSDEVEDDGADYAAPEYAEPEPAPAPAPAPPQPGWQTQAQAQTPPRPARPARPSDDEDDDNQPW